One Actinoplanes missouriensis 431 DNA segment encodes these proteins:
- a CDS encoding Lrp/AsnC family transcriptional regulator, which produces MNTAIVHIDCATDSIPEVAEALAALEGVSEVYSVAGGVDLIAIVRVPRFDDIAEVIAGKISKTPGVVNSETFVAFRAYSKHDLEDAFAIGLPDAD; this is translated from the coding sequence TCCACATCGACTGCGCCACCGATTCGATTCCCGAGGTGGCCGAGGCGCTGGCCGCGCTGGAGGGCGTCAGCGAGGTCTACTCGGTGGCGGGCGGCGTGGACCTCATCGCCATCGTCCGGGTCCCCCGCTTCGACGACATCGCCGAGGTGATCGCCGGCAAGATCTCCAAAACCCCCGGCGTCGTCAACAGCGAGACTTTCGTGGCCTTCCGTGCCTACTCGAAGCACGACCTGGAGGACGCGTTCGCCATCGGCCTCCCCGACGCCGACTGA